One genomic region from Candidatus Sulfotelmatobacter sp. encodes:
- a CDS encoding FKBP-type peptidyl-prolyl cis-trans isomerase — MRASVAVLGAALMITVLGSCKQSSTGGAAAPATSSAGSPAASSASGAGTTASGASSLSAGATSNGGSPASGPAGASAAAVPGESPGAAKEVTMASGLKYTDLKVGDGTVAESGMVASVHYTGWLTDGTKFDSSVDRGQPFSFRLGGGEVIRGWDEGVKGMRVGGKRKLVIPPDMGYGERGAGGVIPPNAWLVFDVELLGLHP, encoded by the coding sequence ATGCGCGCATCCGTCGCCGTTCTCGGCGCCGCGTTGATGATCACGGTTCTTGGCAGTTGCAAGCAGTCCTCCACCGGGGGTGCGGCTGCTCCCGCCACGTCATCGGCGGGCAGCCCGGCGGCCTCGTCCGCCTCGGGTGCGGGAACCACCGCGTCGGGCGCCTCGAGCCTGAGTGCCGGCGCCACGTCCAACGGTGGCTCGCCGGCGAGCGGGCCGGCTGGAGCCTCGGCGGCCGCAGTACCGGGTGAGAGCCCCGGCGCTGCCAAGGAAGTGACGATGGCGAGCGGCCTCAAGTACACCGATCTCAAGGTTGGGGATGGAACAGTGGCGGAGAGCGGCATGGTCGCGTCGGTCCACTACACGGGCTGGCTCACCGATGGAACCAAGTTCGACAGCTCGGTCGATCGAGGACAGCCGTTCTCGTTCCGGCTGGGCGGCGGCGAGGTGATCCGGGGCTGGGACGAGGGCGTGAAGGGCATGCGGGTCGGCGGCAAGCGGAAACTGGTCATTCCTCCCGACATGGGCTACGGCGAGCGCGGAGCCGGTGGGGTGATCCCTCCCAACGCGTGGCTGGTGTTCGACGTCGAGTTGCTCGGCCTCCATCCCTGA